One Candidatus Moraniibacteriota bacterium DNA window includes the following coding sequences:
- a CDS encoding S1 RNA-binding domain-containing protein, producing the protein MIIQRIREAERDAMFKEYKEKEGEVVSGTIQRVEGRNVYVDIGKSIGVLFPSEQIEGENYRIGQRIKVY; encoded by the coding sequence GTGATAATTCAGCGCATCCGAGAAGCGGAACGAGACGCGATGTTCAAGGAATATAAAGAAAAAGAAGGAGAAGTGGTAAGCGGCACCATTCAACGGGTTGAAGGAAGAAATGTTTATGTGGATATCGGAAAATCAATCGGCGTTCTTTTCCCTTCCGAACAAATAGAAGGGGAGAATTACCGCATCGGACAGAGAATCAAAGTGTAC